One part of the Coffea eugenioides isolate CCC68of chromosome 10, Ceug_1.0, whole genome shotgun sequence genome encodes these proteins:
- the LOC113749768 gene encoding plastocyanin — translation MATVTSAAVSIPSFTGLKASGAPASRVSSSTVKVFAASPKLAVKASLKEVGAAVVATAASAMLATNALAAEILLGSSGGELIFVPSEFSVASGEKIVFKNNAGFPHNVVFDEDGVPSGVDASKISMSEEDLLNAPGETFSVSLTEKGTYSFYCSPHQGAGMVGKVTVN, via the coding sequence ATGGCCACTGTCACCTCCGCTGCTGTTTCCATCCCATCATTCACCGGCCTCAAGGCCTCCGGTGCACCAGCTTCTAGAGTGAGCAGCAGCACTGTTAAGGTCTTTGCTGCCTCTCCCAAGCTCGCCGTGAAGGCTTCCCTCAAGGAAGTAGGTGCTGCTGTAGTTGCTACTGCTGCCAGTGCAATGCTCGCAACCAACGCCCTGGCCGCCGAGATCTTGCTTGGTTCTTCTGGTGGCGAGCTGATTTTCGTCCCAAGCGAGTTCAGTGTGGCTTCTGGAGAGAAAATTGTTTTCAAGAACAATGCCGGGTTCCCCCACAATGTAGTGTTCGATGAGGATGGAGTTCCTTCTGGTGTTGATGCATCTAAGATCTCCATGTCGGAGGAAGACCTTCTCAACGCACCAGGAGAGACCTTCTCGGTCTCTTTGACAGAGAAGGGAACTTACAGTTTCTACTGTTCACCTCACCAGGGAGCCGGCATGGTTGGCAAAGTCACTGTTAACTAA
- the LOC113749068 gene encoding uncharacterized protein LOC113749068, which produces METLVNSATVAAIVSSSTSPPSLPIFSSKPKDSSSPSSSSSCSSSRRLLRFSTSPKNNGNQPDIQSDSNDSSTSLVPMLRNHTLSKDAAMGLVLSAANVRGWTTGSGMEGPSVPAGAGSDSESGTERISTFPWSLFTKSPRRRMRVAFTCSVCGQRTTRAINPHAYTDGTVFVQCCGCNVFHKLVDNLNLFHDMKCYVNPSFNPNVNADLGFKYFGFNDDDNNNNNNNEDFPLF; this is translated from the exons ATGGAAACCCTCGTTAACTCCGCCACGGTGGCAGCTATAGTCTCCTCCTCTACTTCTCCTCCTTCTCTCCCTATTTTCTCTTCCAAACCCAAGGACTCGTCATCACCATCATCATCCTCCTCCTGCTCTTCCTCGAGAAGACTCCTCCGATTCTCCACCTCACCCAAAA ATAATGGCAACCAACCGGATATCCAGTCCGATTCCAACGACTCCAGCACCAGTCTCGTCCCTATGCTCCGCAATCACACCCTGTCCAAG GATGCAGCGATGGGGTTAGTGTTGAGTGCCGCTAATGTCAGGGGTTGGACTACGGGGTCGGGTATGGAAGGCCCTTCCGTTCCTGCCGGTGCTGGTTCAGATTCCGAATCGGGTACAGAGCGGATATCCACCTTCCCCTGGTCGCTCTTCACCAAGTCACCACGACGTCGTATGCGTGTGGCCTTCACTTGCAGCGTCTGTGGTCAACGCACCACTCGCGCCATCAATCCTCATGCTTATACCGATGGGACTGTCTTCGTTcag TGTTGTGGATGCAATGTATTTCACAAGCTGGTGGACAACCTGAACCTTTTTCATGATATGAAATGTTATGTGAATCCCAGCTTCAATCCTAATGTAAATGCTGATTTGGGGTTCAAGTATTTTGGCTTCAACGATGAtgacaacaacaacaacaacaacaacgaGGATTTTCCTCTTTTCTGA
- the LOC113749766 gene encoding phospholipase D delta-like yields the protein MADGESQENAANFIYLHGELDLNILEARFLPNMDLVSEHLRRCFTAFDVCRRPFAARRKTHRHRRIITSDPYVTVCLAGATVARTRVIPNSQDPIWNEHFKIPLAHPVSQVEFQVKDNDVFGADFIGVATVPAQRLVSGELIDDWFPIIGPYGKPPKPDTAVRLKMKFTKCEDNPLHSRGVAENHGLKESYFPVRPGGGVTLYQDAHVPDGMLPEIKLDEKRIFEHENCWEDICHAILEAHHLVYIVGWSIYHKVKLVREPSKPLPSGGNLSLGELLKYKSQEGVRVLLLVWDDKTSHSKFFINTGGVMQTHDEETRKFFKHSSVTCVLSPRYASSKLSIFKQQVVGTLYTHHQKCVIVDTQAHGNNRKISAFIGGLDLCDGRYDTPQHRLCRDLDTVFVDDYHNPTFAAGTKGPRQPWHDLHCKIEGPAAYDVLTNFEQRWRKATKWSKFGRRFKKITHWHDDALLKIERISWIISPSSSVPNDDPSLQITTEDDPENWHVQVFRSIDSGSVKGFPKNVKEVEAQNLVCAKDLVIDRSIQMAYIQAIRSAQHFIYIENQYFLGSSYAWPSYKDAGADNLIPMEIALKIASKIRAKERFSVYVVIPMWPEGAPTSASVQEILYWQGQTMQMMYGIIAKELKSSGLENSDPTDYLNFYCLGNREEWHEESNSAAKVSSSGEVALASQKYRRFMIYVHAKGMIVDDEYVILGSANINQRSMAGSRDTEIAMGAYQPHYTWSKKQKHPNGQIYGYRMSLWAEHLGKIDDCFMKPESLKCVQHVNKIAKDNWKKFTAENFTPLQGHLLQYPLEVDGDGKVKPMPDYETFPDVGGKVLGAHSTLPDALTT from the exons ATGGCGGATGGTGAGTCGCAAGAGAATGCTGCTAACTTCATATATCTCCATGGAGAACTTGATCTCAATATTCTGGAAGCTCGGTTCTTGCCCAATATGGACCTAGTCTCCGAGCATCTCCGGCGATGCTTCACGGCATTCGACGTCTGCCGGAGACCATTCGCGGCTCGCCGGAAGACCCATCGCCACAGAAGGATTATCACCAGCGATCCTTACGTCACCGTCTGCCTGGCCGGAGCTACAGTGGCGCGTACCCGGGTGATCCCCAATTCCCAGGACCCCATCTGGAACGAGCATTTCAAGATCCCATTGGCCCACCCGGTTTCCCAGGTGGAGTTTCAGGTCAAGGATAATGATGTTTTCGGAGCGGATTTCATCGGCGTCGCAACCGTCCCGGCTCAGAGACTTGTCTCCGGCGAGCTCATTGATGATTGGTTTCCGATCATTGGGCCCTACGGCAAGCCTCCGAAGCCGGATACAGCTGTGCGGCTAAAGATGAAATTCACCAAGTGCGAAGACAACCCTTTACACAGCCGGGGAGTAGCAGAGAATCATGGGCTGAAAGAGAGTTATTTTCCGGTGAGGCCCGGAGGGGGAGTGACTCTGTATCAGGATGCTCACGTGCCAGATGGGATGTTGCCGGAAATTAAATTGGATGAGAAGAGAATATTTGAGCACGAAAATTGTTGGGAAGATATCTGTCATGCAATATTGGAGGCTCATCATCTGGTTTATATAGTGGGATGGTCTATCTATCACAAGGTGAAGTTGGTTAGAGAGCCAAGCAAGCCTTTGCCGAGCGGCGGGAATTTGAGTCTCGGGGAGTTGCTCAAGTACAAGTCCCAGGAGGGGGTTAGGGTGTTATTGTTGGTTTGGGATGACAAGACTTCTCACAGCAAGTTCTTTATTAATACT GGAGGAGTGATGCAAACTCATGATGAAGAAACTCGGAAGTTTTTCAAGCACTCCTCTGTTACTTGTGTGCTATCACCTCGATATGCTAGCAGTAAGCTCAGCATTTTCAAGCAGCAG gTGGTTGGGACCCTATACACACACCATCAAAAATGCGTGATTGTGGACACACAAGCCCATGGAAATAACAGGAAGATAAGTGCATTTATTGGAGGCCTTGACCTCTGTGATGGGCGCTATGATACACCTCAGCATAGACTCTGTCGTGATCTTGACACTGTTTTTGTGGATGACTACCACAATCCAACTTTTGCT GCAGGAACTAAGGGTCCCAGGCAACCATGGCATGATTTACATTGCAAAATTGAAGGACCTGCTGCATATGATGTTCTCACAAACTTTGAACAACGTTGGAGAAAAGCTACAAAATGGTCAAAGTTTGGAAGGCGTTTTAAAAAGATTACTCATTGGCATGATGATGCTTTACTGAAAATTGAGAGGATCTCTTGGATAATTAGTCCATCCTCATCTGTTCCAAATGATGATCCTTCACTACAGATTACCACAGAAGATGATCCCGAAAATTGGCATGTTCAG GTTTTCCGATCAATAGATTCAGGTTCTGTGAAAGGATTTCCCAAGAATGTTAAAGAAGTCGAGGCTCAG AATTTAGTCTGTGCTAAAGATCTTGTAATAGACAGGAGTATTCAGATGGCTTATATTCAGGCAATCAGATCTGCCCAGCACTTCATTTACATCGAGAATCAGTATTTTCTTGGGTCATCTTATGCTTGGCCTTCCTATAAAGATGCAG GTGCTGATAACTTAATTCCAATGGAGATTGCACTAAAGATTGCTAGTAAAATACGGGCAAAGGAGAGATTTTCTGTTTACGTGGTTATCCCAATGTGGCCTGAGGGTGCCCCCACTTCTGCCTCAGTGCAAGAAATTCTGTATTGGCAG GGTCAGACAATGCAAATGATGTATGGCATCATAGCAAAGGAGCTGAAATCCTCAGGGCTTGAGAACTCAGATCCTACTGACTACCTAAATTTCTATTGTCTTGGCAATCGGGAGGAATGGCATGAAGAATCCAATTCAGCTGCTAAAGTTTCATCTAGTGGTGAAGTG GCCTTGGCTTCACAAAAATATCGGCGCTTTATGATATATGTCCATGCCAAAGGAATGATAGTAGATGATGAGTACGTGATCTTAGGGTCTGCCAACATTAATCAACGATCTATGGCTGGTTCAAGAGACACAGAGATTGCCATGGGTGCATATCAACCCCATTACACATGgtccaagaaacaaaaacatCCAAATGGCCAG ATATACGGGTACAGGATGTCATTATGGGCTGAACATTTGGGAAAGATAGATGACTGCTTTATGAAACCTGAGAGTTTGAAATGCGTGCAGCATGTCAACAAAATTGCCAAAGATAACTGGAAGAAATTCACAGCAGAGAATTTCACTCCATTGCAGGGCCATCTTCTTCAATACCCGTTGGAAGTTGATGGCGATGGAAAGGTGAAACCTATGCccgattatgaaacttttccgGATGTTGGTGGAAAGGTGCTGGGGGCACATTCTACTCTCCCAGACGCTTTGACTACATAA